A single region of the Massilia sp. erpn genome encodes:
- a CDS encoding apolipophorin, whose translation MQAKYWVLGMMMAAALAGCKREEPATPKVGPAERAGREIDKATAKATTELEKANEQLSGAAKETGEQLNKAAGEAGQKLNQATEELGRKVERAGEKMQETARERREEHKEGAGH comes from the coding sequence ATGCAAGCTAAATATTGGGTGTTGGGGATGATGATGGCGGCCGCGCTGGCGGGGTGCAAACGCGAGGAGCCGGCGACGCCGAAAGTGGGGCCGGCGGAACGTGCTGGCCGCGAGATCGATAAGGCGACCGCCAAGGCTACGACGGAGCTGGAGAAGGCGAATGAACAGCTCAGCGGCGCCGCCAAGGAAACCGGCGAGCAGTTGAACAAGGCCGCTGGCGAGGCGGGGCAGAAGCTGAATCAGGCGACCGAGGAGCTAGGCCGCAAGGTTGAGCGCGCGGGCGAGAAGATGCAGGAGACCGCCCGCGAAAGGCGTGAAGAGCACAAGGAAGGCGCTGGGCATTAG
- a CDS encoding cache domain-containing protein: MKRVFQTLLATLFAFAMGQALAQDAQRGTADEAVSMVKRAGAFLEKNGREKAIAAFNDSKGEFIKGDLYVFMFGMNGEERGVALAHGQNAKMVNKNLTELNAGGVYPIKEFLKLAGSQAGKGWVSYKWPNSISKNMEDKSTYVEKYGDVLIGVGIYK, encoded by the coding sequence ATGAAACGAGTATTCCAGACCCTGCTCGCCACCCTGTTCGCATTCGCCATGGGACAAGCCCTGGCCCAGGACGCCCAGCGCGGCACGGCCGACGAGGCGGTGTCCATGGTCAAGCGCGCCGGCGCCTTCCTTGAAAAGAATGGCCGCGAGAAGGCGATTGCCGCATTTAACGATTCCAAGGGCGAATTCATCAAGGGCGACCTGTACGTCTTCATGTTCGGCATGAATGGCGAGGAGCGCGGCGTGGCCCTGGCCCACGGCCAGAACGCCAAGATGGTCAACAAGAACCTGACCGAGCTGAATGCCGGCGGCGTGTATCCGATCAAGGAATTCCTCAAGCTGGCCGGCAGCCAGGCGGGCAAGGGCTGGGTGTCCTACAAGTGGCCGAATTCGATCAGCAAGAATATGGAAGACAAGTCCACCTATGTGGAGAAGTACGGCGATGTGCTGATCGGCGTCGGCATCTACAAATAA
- a CDS encoding diguanylate cyclase: MSGLQEQPISHRIRLLAAAWLLAPALAFGQSLDVEIATIREQVRFTPDKALMQLQQMEASARAAPPATKGEFLSQLSLAWRYLGQYETAMVLADELQAFGKSQNDPALNAKAVLTRAYVYSAMADAKTAHALAFEAERLANATNDVKLRVQATITAGQCYAEQGNFPAALARLQTATDQARQIKDDLIPLASALNALAQLYTQMKEFGKGWETLAESVEVAEKMNSPGRLASAMNTEYGLAIDSMQPRRALQALLRALDLARRLGARGMVADLLVNLSDSYLKEHDYQRAMRYGQESIIAAREINNAATEATARVNIGQAYLGMGRVAEGKKSFEAGLAHFEKTGGKVELQVILQEYGSALERAGDFAGAIAAYHRERTLSNELFERQRQKTMLELQEKYDTEKKQRRIEALSQENRVKSAEIDNRRLQQRVWWLLAVVLALTAIIVGLLYRKVRHANAKLEEKNQELKQQSALDPLTLLYNRRHFQEFMRSHKPERRGMGNEDIVGALFLLDVDHFKHVNDSYGHAAGDAVLKMISEQLRIALRETDMIVRWGGEEFLAFLPAIPRNGVEEVARRILNTISAQKLDYQGVPISVNVSVGFAPFPLIPGDTPLPWERAVNLVDMALYLAKAHGRNRAYGVRGFDNFSQTSMEDIEQDLERAWRAGFVDMSVVLGGSPEAPPPAAGEHSNVVPLKPGFKAS, from the coding sequence TTGTCAGGTCTACAGGAACAGCCGATTTCGCATCGCATTCGTCTGCTGGCAGCGGCTTGGCTGCTGGCGCCGGCGCTGGCTTTCGGCCAATCGCTCGATGTGGAAATCGCCACCATCCGCGAACAGGTCCGCTTCACGCCCGACAAGGCGCTGATGCAGCTGCAGCAGATGGAAGCTTCAGCACGCGCCGCGCCGCCCGCCACCAAGGGCGAATTCCTGTCCCAGCTTAGCCTGGCCTGGCGCTACCTGGGCCAGTACGAAACGGCCATGGTGCTGGCCGACGAACTGCAGGCCTTCGGCAAATCCCAGAACGATCCGGCGCTGAACGCCAAGGCGGTGCTGACGCGCGCCTACGTGTATTCGGCCATGGCCGACGCCAAGACCGCCCACGCCCTCGCCTTCGAGGCGGAACGGCTGGCCAACGCCACCAATGACGTGAAACTGCGGGTGCAGGCCACCATCACGGCCGGCCAATGCTATGCCGAGCAGGGCAACTTCCCGGCAGCGCTGGCGCGCCTGCAGACCGCCACCGACCAGGCGCGCCAGATCAAGGACGACCTGATTCCCCTGGCCAGCGCGCTGAATGCCCTGGCCCAGCTCTATACGCAGATGAAGGAATTCGGCAAGGGCTGGGAAACCCTGGCCGAATCGGTGGAAGTGGCCGAGAAAATGAATTCGCCCGGCCGCCTCGCCAGCGCCATGAACACCGAATACGGCCTGGCCATCGACTCCATGCAGCCGCGCCGCGCGCTGCAAGCCCTGCTGCGCGCCCTCGATCTGGCGCGCCGCCTCGGCGCGCGCGGCATGGTGGCCGACCTGCTGGTCAACCTCTCGGACAGCTATCTGAAAGAGCACGATTACCAGCGCGCCATGCGCTACGGCCAGGAATCGATCATCGCCGCGCGCGAGATCAACAACGCCGCCACCGAAGCCACCGCCCGCGTCAACATCGGCCAAGCCTATCTGGGCATGGGCCGCGTGGCCGAAGGCAAGAAGAGCTTCGAAGCGGGGCTGGCGCATTTCGAAAAAACCGGCGGCAAAGTCGAACTGCAGGTGATCCTGCAGGAATACGGCTCGGCACTGGAACGCGCGGGCGACTTCGCCGGCGCCATCGCCGCCTACCACCGCGAGCGCACCCTCTCCAACGAACTGTTCGAACGCCAGCGCCAGAAAACCATGCTGGAGCTGCAGGAAAAGTACGACACCGAAAAGAAGCAGCGCCGCATCGAAGCGCTCAGCCAGGAGAACCGCGTCAAGAGCGCGGAGATCGACAACCGCCGCCTGCAACAGCGCGTATGGTGGCTGCTGGCCGTGGTGCTGGCGCTGACCGCCATCATCGTCGGCCTGCTGTACCGCAAGGTGCGCCATGCCAACGCCAAGCTGGAAGAGAAGAACCAGGAACTCAAGCAGCAAAGCGCGCTCGATCCCCTGACCCTGCTCTACAATCGCCGCCACTTCCAGGAATTCATGCGCAGCCACAAGCCGGAGCGGCGCGGCATGGGCAACGAGGATATCGTCGGCGCCCTCTTCCTGCTCGACGTCGACCACTTCAAGCACGTCAACGACAGCTACGGCCATGCGGCCGGCGACGCGGTGCTGAAGATGATCTCCGAGCAGCTGCGCATCGCGCTGCGCGAGACAGATATGATCGTGCGCTGGGGCGGCGAGGAATTCCTCGCCTTCCTGCCCGCGATTCCACGCAACGGCGTGGAAGAAGTCGCACGGCGGATCCTGAACACCATTTCGGCACAAAAGCTCGACTACCAGGGCGTGCCGATCAGCGTCAACGTCTCGGTCGGCTTCGCGCCTTTCCCGCTGATCCCGGGCGACACCCCGCTGCCGTGGGAGCGCGCGGTAAACCTGGTGGATATGGCGCTGTACCTGGCCAAGGCCCACGGCCGCAACCGCGCCTACGGCGTGCGCGGCTTCGACAATTTCAGCCAAACCTCGATGGAAGACATCGAACAGGATCTGGAACGCGCCTGGCGCGCCGGCTTCGTCGACATGAGCGTGGTGCTGGGCGGGTCGCCCGAAGCGCCGCCGCCAGCCGCCGGGGAACATAGCAATGTGGTGCCTTTAAAGCCAGGCTTCAAAGCCAGCTGA
- a CDS encoding GntR family transcriptional regulator, with protein MNFDIAPTSPVPIYKQIVEQVRRMVASGQLAPGEDMPSVRAVAQHHAINPMTVSKAYSMLESEGLLERRRGVGMAVAGQRGKTSMQDKAAMLRPALEAAARMAHQLALSDKEALALFQTCLQEQHNKESA; from the coding sequence ATGAACTTCGACATCGCCCCTACCTCACCCGTCCCGATCTACAAGCAGATCGTGGAGCAGGTGCGCCGCATGGTGGCGAGCGGACAGCTGGCACCGGGCGAGGATATGCCTTCGGTGCGGGCGGTCGCGCAGCACCATGCGATCAATCCTATGACCGTCAGCAAGGCTTACAGCATGCTGGAAAGCGAAGGCTTGCTGGAGCGCCGGCGCGGCGTGGGCATGGCCGTGGCGGGCCAGCGCGGCAAAACCTCGATGCAGGACAAGGCGGCCATGCTGCGTCCCGCGCTGGAGGCGGCAGCCCGCATGGCCCACCAGTTGGCGCTCAGCGACAAGGAAGCGCTCGCCCTGTTCCAAACCTGCCTGCAAGAACAACACAACAAGGAATCCGCATGA
- a CDS encoding ABC transporter ATP-binding protein, translating into MTYIAIEATHLSLRQEGKTILDDISLAIPAGAVVGLVGRNGAGKSTLLRCLAGLNEPTGGKSTLLDCPSLDLSDAVRERLGYVAQTPDLFEWMGVAEHLELVGKAYPKWDLHRCLALAARLDLPIGKRIPHLSAGEKQTLSVVLAMAHNPEVLLLDEPVSNLDPLARREFMRSLFDGEDSERTVLISSHILSDLERVVSHLAFIREGKLQLFDTWDAILEHYRLMTFTTALPSQAIVCARKTERICVVDTRRAPQHAAEGRPLTLDELFVELNA; encoded by the coding sequence ATGACTTACATCGCTATTGAAGCGACACACCTGTCCCTGCGCCAGGAAGGCAAGACCATCCTCGACGATATCTCGCTGGCGATTCCGGCCGGCGCCGTGGTCGGCCTGGTGGGACGCAATGGCGCCGGCAAATCGACGCTGCTGCGCTGCCTGGCAGGCCTGAACGAACCGACCGGCGGCAAGAGCACCTTGCTGGACTGTCCCTCGCTCGACCTGAGCGATGCGGTGCGCGAGCGCCTGGGCTACGTGGCGCAGACGCCCGACCTGTTCGAGTGGATGGGCGTGGCCGAGCATCTGGAGCTGGTGGGCAAGGCGTATCCGAAATGGGATCTGCACCGCTGCCTGGCGCTGGCGGCGCGCCTCGATCTGCCCATCGGCAAACGCATTCCGCATCTGTCGGCCGGCGAAAAGCAGACGCTGTCGGTGGTGCTGGCGATGGCGCATAATCCCGAAGTGCTGCTGCTGGACGAGCCGGTATCGAATCTGGACCCGCTGGCGCGCCGCGAGTTCATGCGCTCGCTGTTCGATGGCGAAGATAGCGAGCGCACGGTGCTGATCTCCAGCCATATCCTGAGCGACCTGGAACGCGTGGTATCGCATCTGGCTTTTATCCGGGAGGGCAAGCTGCAGCTGTTCGATACCTGGGATGCGATTCTGGAGCACTACCGCCTGATGACCTTCACCACGGCGCTGCCGTCGCAGGCCATCGTCTGCGCCCGCAAAACGGAACGCATCTGCGTGGTCGATACCCGCCGCGCTCCGCAGCATGCCGCGGAAGGCCGCCCGCTGACGCTGGATGAACTGTTCGTGGAGCTGAACGCATGA
- a CDS encoding tubulin-like doman-containing protein, translating into MAEFPNPSIEKKAELKVDLRPTLFIGAGGTGMEVMMRIRRRILSEVWNRHHPVRVDSIGQFPVARFLHVDLDSGALIDEGKSQRTDPWYELVKLSEEERLVEHIDLPQYHESDDSLARFPLIENWMPLRPKKLRSLGIDPSKGAGQIRALARLYLFDKYPKLRGRIKGALNFLSSNAGNERKENYQRLGLQVDTSKFRIVVIASNAGGTGAGSALDLGWIAKAVARQEVAESQVDLVMLMPSGYAKANKERTEANAYATLMELETAMRDMNAQVRWADPDSLVGRGAPFDDVYFVDTANLANKATMDVKDVYQMVADSLFEDFASADFANRKRSVAVNQQQHKLGPFNPRVPEQRFGDMRLSYSKVYSAFGQAVLDTQQSLRDDIRAYELSALMVKAFFGIMGSDGVPARRAGDQERDVFMREQMGMSERPFDEFPDFRKGTVDVTPFYDYALTDQLLLDKDQRSLLERVESKVQLEIDRIMGSYELKAWREKMAELLPHLERDAIREAGATAETSEDRLKRHTAELLQSLKGRVREKLYQLLDDRKQGGLEFVLSLLEQIKGRISLRDLAHVERNARRYRDMRDALRTRQVEESLNNLSQAAGKLFGREAQAREVMGHLKRDISDYLRFHLLAVAAGQAMEVLRYMSSWLGDIETVDEKGQPVWSGVAGEFQEGRRCVDAMLVAIDQRIAQLRADAQHEHATYMKLAPETLPEPVKLTGDVSAWSEEVLTEFGGSERLFPQLGDEKLRASLLLQLFRRAQTQLSTEQLGDTAPPDPLLERLTALSPQERQRIFGEWIRSAMPWMNARFSAEFTPNADQFKCFIGVGDVNAWRKLEAEIKAAVPTGFFHGELVNIVNAGISGKAVCYIELSGFPMTVLRGLPTWRTSYQIENPKIPTHLHFDATRFRHPIAPNMDELNRLADDYEWFLQAIALGVIKRKADLADREALFQPKGQYLFEVEQGSGEWLQIGNEFAIRSNGLPPYYREQVIAAVRQRLAHVGAYQLVLLAALMRHYQLRVYQPKLEVDETGAELPSPSLPNITAKRLHDEWLRRAQSLEASLSPASVEQALAALVQWSEAVDGSVSDAYGWEVQNRVEKRVLRAEYLASENAAAAMLRGPQQRAAQAVHAVSAAGGGALYKVFLNKVQQGPYSLAELAQRIARGEVERATKVWSMAWTPHVDQWKAAADIAEIAALFSPAIPDPYDDIPDPE; encoded by the coding sequence ATGGCTGAATTCCCCAATCCCAGCATCGAGAAAAAGGCCGAGCTGAAGGTCGACCTGCGGCCCACGCTGTTCATCGGCGCGGGCGGCACCGGCATGGAGGTGATGATGCGCATCCGCCGCCGCATCCTGTCCGAAGTGTGGAACCGCCACCATCCGGTGCGCGTCGATTCCATCGGCCAGTTCCCGGTGGCGCGCTTCCTGCATGTGGACCTGGACAGCGGCGCCCTGATCGACGAGGGCAAGTCGCAGCGCACCGATCCCTGGTACGAGCTGGTCAAGCTGAGCGAGGAAGAGCGCCTGGTCGAGCATATCGACCTGCCGCAATACCACGAGTCGGACGACAGCCTGGCGCGTTTCCCGCTGATCGAAAACTGGATGCCGCTGCGGCCCAAGAAACTGCGCTCGCTGGGCATCGATCCATCCAAGGGCGCGGGCCAGATCCGCGCGCTGGCGCGGCTCTACCTGTTCGACAAATACCCCAAGCTGCGCGGCCGCATCAAGGGCGCGCTCAATTTCCTGAGCAGCAATGCCGGCAATGAGCGCAAGGAGAATTACCAGCGCCTTGGCCTGCAGGTCGATACCTCCAAGTTCCGCATCGTGGTGATCGCCTCGAACGCGGGCGGCACCGGTGCCGGCAGCGCGCTCGATCTGGGCTGGATCGCCAAGGCCGTGGCGCGCCAGGAAGTGGCGGAAAGCCAGGTCGATCTGGTGATGCTGATGCCTTCCGGTTACGCCAAGGCCAATAAGGAGCGCACCGAGGCCAATGCCTACGCCACCCTGATGGAACTGGAAACGGCGATGCGCGACATGAACGCGCAAGTGCGCTGGGCCGATCCCGACAGCCTGGTGGGACGCGGCGCGCCTTTCGACGATGTGTATTTTGTCGATACCGCCAACCTTGCCAACAAGGCCACGATGGACGTCAAGGACGTGTATCAGATGGTGGCCGATTCCCTGTTCGAGGATTTTGCTTCCGCCGATTTTGCCAACCGCAAGCGCTCGGTGGCGGTCAACCAGCAGCAGCACAAGCTCGGCCCCTTCAATCCGCGCGTGCCGGAGCAGCGCTTCGGCGATATGCGACTGTCCTACTCCAAGGTGTATTCGGCCTTCGGCCAGGCGGTGCTCGACACCCAGCAAAGCCTGCGCGACGATATCCGCGCCTATGAGCTGTCGGCCTTGATGGTGAAAGCCTTCTTCGGCATCATGGGCAGCGACGGCGTGCCGGCACGCCGTGCGGGCGACCAGGAACGCGACGTCTTCATGCGCGAGCAGATGGGCATGAGCGAGCGGCCCTTCGACGAGTTCCCCGATTTCCGCAAGGGTACGGTGGACGTGACGCCGTTCTACGATTACGCCCTGACCGACCAGCTGCTGCTGGACAAGGACCAGCGTTCCCTGCTGGAGCGGGTGGAAAGCAAGGTGCAGCTGGAGATCGACCGCATCATGGGTTCCTACGAGCTGAAAGCCTGGCGCGAGAAAATGGCGGAACTGCTGCCGCATCTGGAGCGCGACGCCATCCGCGAGGCTGGCGCCACCGCCGAAACCAGCGAGGACAGGTTGAAGCGCCACACCGCCGAGCTGCTGCAAAGCCTGAAGGGCCGCGTGCGCGAAAAGCTGTACCAGCTGCTGGACGACCGCAAGCAGGGCGGCCTGGAGTTCGTGCTCTCGCTGCTGGAGCAGATCAAGGGCCGCATCTCGCTGCGCGATCTGGCCCATGTGGAGCGCAACGCGCGCCGCTACCGCGATATGCGCGACGCCCTGCGCACGCGCCAGGTCGAGGAATCGCTGAACAATCTGTCGCAGGCGGCGGGCAAGCTGTTTGGCCGCGAGGCGCAGGCGCGCGAGGTGATGGGCCATTTGAAGCGCGACATCTCCGATTATCTGCGCTTCCACCTGCTGGCGGTGGCGGCGGGACAGGCGATGGAAGTGCTGCGCTATATGTCGTCCTGGCTGGGCGATATCGAAACGGTGGACGAGAAGGGCCAGCCGGTATGGAGCGGCGTCGCTGGTGAATTTCAGGAGGGCCGCCGCTGCGTGGATGCGATGCTGGTCGCCATCGACCAGCGCATCGCCCAACTGCGCGCCGACGCCCAGCACGAGCATGCGACCTACATGAAGCTGGCGCCGGAAACCCTGCCGGAACCGGTCAAGCTGACGGGCGACGTCAGCGCCTGGAGCGAGGAAGTGCTGACCGAATTCGGCGGCTCCGAGCGCCTGTTCCCGCAACTGGGCGACGAGAAGCTGCGCGCCTCGCTGCTGCTGCAATTGTTCCGCCGCGCCCAGACCCAGCTCAGCACCGAGCAGCTGGGCGACACCGCGCCGCCCGATCCGCTGCTGGAACGGCTCACGGCTCTCTCGCCGCAGGAACGCCAGCGCATCTTCGGCGAATGGATACGCAGCGCCATGCCCTGGATGAATGCGCGCTTCAGCGCCGAGTTCACGCCCAATGCCGACCAGTTCAAGTGCTTTATCGGCGTGGGCGACGTCAATGCCTGGCGCAAGCTGGAGGCCGAAATCAAGGCTGCCGTGCCGACCGGCTTCTTCCACGGTGAGCTGGTGAATATCGTGAATGCGGGCATCTCGGGCAAGGCGGTCTGCTATATTGAGCTGTCGGGCTTCCCGATGACGGTGCTGCGCGGCTTGCCGACCTGGCGCACCTCGTACCAGATCGAAAATCCCAAGATTCCCACCCACCTGCATTTCGATGCGACCCGCTTCCGCCATCCGATCGCGCCGAATATGGATGAATTGAACCGGCTGGCCGACGATTATGAGTGGTTCCTGCAGGCGATCGCGCTGGGCGTCATCAAGCGCAAGGCCGATCTGGCCGACCGCGAGGCGCTGTTCCAGCCCAAGGGACAGTATCTGTTCGAGGTGGAGCAGGGTTCCGGCGAGTGGCTGCAGATCGGGAATGAATTTGCCATCCGTTCCAACGGCCTGCCGCCGTATTACCGCGAACAGGTGATCGCCGCGGTGCGCCAGCGTCTGGCCCATGTGGGCGCTTACCAGCTGGTGCTGCTGGCGGCCTTGATGCGCCACTACCAGCTGCGCGTGTATCAGCCTAAACTGGAGGTGGACGAGACCGGGGCCGAGCTGCCTTCGCCATCGCTGCCGAATATCACGGCCAAGCGCCTGCACGACGAATGGCTGCGCCGCGCGCAGTCGCTGGAAGCATCGCTGTCGCCCGCTTCGGTGGAGCAGGCGCTGGCCGCGCTGGTGCAGTGGAGCGAGGCGGTGGATGGCTCGGTCAGCGATGCCTATGGATGGGAAGTGCAGAACCGCGTCGAGAAGCGTGTGCTGCGTGCTGAATATCTGGCGAGCGAAAATGCTGCTGCGGCCATGCTGCGCGGGCCGCAGCAGCGCGCGGCGCAAGCGGTGCATGCCGTGTCGGCTGCAGGCGGAGGCGCGCTGTACAAGGTGTTCCTGAACAAGGTGCAGCAGGGACCCTATTCGCTGGCGGAGCTGGCGCAGCGCATCGCGCGCGGCGAAGTGGAGCGCGCCACCAAGGTGTGGAGTATGGCGTGGACGCCGCATGTGGACCAGTGGAAGGCGGCGGCCGATATTGCAGAGATCGCGGCGCTGTTCTCGCCCGCGATTCCCGATCCGTATGACGACATTCCCGATCCGGAGTAA